A stretch of DNA from Micromonospora sp. NBC_01813:
GACCTCCAGCGACTCCGGCAGCCGGGTCGCGTCGGCACTCACCGACAGGGTGTCGTTCTCGTGCATGACCAGGGTGTTGCGGGCTGCCTCACCGACCAGCTGCACCGGCACGTCCACGGTGACCTTCTCGCCGCGACGGACCAGCAGCAGGTCGACGTGCTCGAAGGTGTCCTTGATCGGGTCCCGCTGGATCGCCTTGGTCAGCGCGAGCGCCTGGGTGCCGTCGGTGATGTCGATGGTGAACAGTTGGTTGGCGCCACCGTGGCGAATCGCGGCGGCGAACTCACGCGCGGGCAACGCGATGTGCTTGGGCTTCTCGCCGTGGCCGTACAGCACGGCGGGCACCTTGCCGGCCCGACGGGTACGACGGGCACCGCCCTTGCCGAACTCGGTGCGGGGCTCGGCGCTGATTTTTACCTCGGACACGGGAGTACTCCTGGAAGTTTGGCAGTGCGTGCGGGGGAACCTGATCCGGCTCCGGAGAGTCGGACGCGATGTCAGCGGTGCCGGGCGAAGGGGCACGCGGGGCGCTCGTCCAATGGGCAGTGCCCGGAGCACCGCGTCGATCACGGTGCTTCCGTGCGGCAGCGCTTGGTCAGCAGCGGCCCGCAGGGCACCCTCGCCGTGGCAACCGCACTAGTCTACCCGAGGCAGATGATCACGTTCAGGCAGTCCCCGGCTCAGCTCAGCTGAGCCCGCCGAACAGTGTGGTCACCGAACCGTCGTCGAACACCTCGCGGATCGCCCGCGCCAGCAGCGGCGCGATCGACAGCACGGTCAGCTTGTCCAGCTGCTTCTCCGCCGGCAACGGCAACGTGTTGGTCACCACCACCTCGCTGATCCGACTGTTCTTCAGCCGCTCGGTGGCCGGGTCCGACAACAGCGCGTGGGTGGCCGCCACCGCGATGTCGGAGGCGCCCGCCTCGTAGAGGATCTCCGCCGCCTTGATGATCGTCCCGCCGGTGTCGATCATGTCGTCGACGATCAGGCAGACCCGGCCCTCGACGTCGCCGACCACCCGGTTCGCCACCACCTGGTTGGGCTTGAGCGGGTCCCGCGTCTTGTGGATGAAGGCGAGCGGGCAGCCGCCGAGCCGGTCGGTCCACCGCTCGGCGACCCGTACCCGGCCGGAATCGGGCGCGACCACGGTCATCGGCCGGCCGGCGAAGCGCTCCTCCACGTAGCTGGCCAGGATGCCCATCGCGAACAGGTGGTCGACCGGCCCGTCGAAGAATCCCTGGATCTGCGCGGTGTGCAGGTCGACGGTGAGGATCCGGTCGGCGCCCGCGGTCCGCAGCAGGTCGGCGATCAGCCGGGCCGAGATCGGCTCCCGGCCGCGGTGCTTCTTGTCCTGGCGGGCGTACGGGTAGAACGGCAGCACCACGGTGATCCGCTTGGCCGAGCCCCGCTTGAGCGCGTCGACCATGATCAGTGTTTCCATCACCCACCGGTTGACCCCGTGGGTGATCGACTGGACGACGAAGGCGTCCGAGCCGCGTACCGACTCCTTGAACCGGACGAAGATCTCACCGTTGGCGAACTCGTACGAGTCGGTCGGGGTGGGCGCGACGCCGAGCACCTCGCCGATCTCCTGGGCCAGCTCGGGAGATCCCCGGCCGGAGAAAAGCATGAGGCTCTTGCGGTTCTCGGCGACGATGCTGCCCATCGAGACGTCTGCTCCCGTCAGGGTGATGCGGTCGCCGACCTGGTGGGTCGCACGCCGCTGGACTAGTCAGTCGCAGTATCTCCCGGAACGGTGCCGCCAGCATCGTGATGGTGGGCTGCCTCACCACCAGCGGTCGCACTGGCCGCGGCCTCGACTGCCCTGGCAGCGGCGTCGGCGGCCCTGGCTGCGGCCTCGGCCGACGGGGTGCCGGGTCGGCGCGACCGCACCCAGCCGTCGACGTTCCGTTGGGCGGCCCGGGTGACGGCGAGGGCACCGGGCGGTACGTCGTTGGTGACCACGCTGCCCGCCCCGACGTACGCCCCCGCGCCGATCTCCACCGGGGCGACCAGAATGCTGTCGCAGCCCACGAAGGCGGCTTCACCGACCGTGGTCCGGCTCTTGCGGACCCCGTCGTAGTTGACGACGATCGTCGCCGCGCCGATGTTCGCCCGGGCCCCGATCGTGGCGTCCCCGACGTAGCTCAGGTGCGGCACCTTGGCGCCGGGTCCGATCTGTGACTTCTTCACCTCGACGAAGGTGCCGACCTTGGCCCGCTCGGCGAGGTCGGCGTCCGGGCGCAGGTACGCGTACGGCCCGACGCTCGCCCCCGCGCCCACCCGAGCCTGTACGGCGTGCGAGCGCAGCACGGTGGCGCCCGCGCCGACGGTCGTGTCGACGAGGGTGACATCCGGCCCGACGGCCGCCCCGGCACCGACGGTGGTGCTGCCGCGCAGTTGGGTGTTCTGGTCGATCACCGCGTCGCGGTCGACGGTGACGGTCACGTCGATCCAGGTCGTCGCCGGGTCGAGGATGCTCACCCCGGCGCGCATCCAGCCCTCGTTGATCCGGTCGGCGAGCAGCCGACGCAGTCGGGACAGCTCCACCCGGTCGTTGCAGCCCAGCGTCTCGGTGACGTCGACGGCGACGTGTACGCCGACCGGGGCACCGGCGGCGGCGAGCAGACCGACGGCGTCGGTCAGGTACTCCTCGCCCTGGTCGTTGTCGGTGGAGAGCTTGCCGAGCGCGTCGCGCAGCCCGGCCGCGTCGAAGGCGTAGATGCCGGCGTTGATCTGGCGGATCCGGCGCTGTTCGGCGGTGGCGTCGCGCTCCTCGACGATGCGCTCCAGGCCGCCGGTCGAGTCCCGGATGATCCGGCCGAGACCGGTCGGGTCGGCGACCTCGGCGGTCAGCACGGTCGCCGCCGCACCGGCCGACTCGTGCGCGTCGATCAGGCTCGCCACCGTCTCCGGGCGCAGCAGCGGCACGTCGCCGTTGAGCACGACCACCGTGCCGCTGGCTTCGGGGGCGGCCGCCATCGCCAGGCGTACGGCGTGCCCGGTGCCGTGCTGCTCGGCCTGCAGGACCGGCACCGCCGCCGGGGCGATCTCCGACAGATGGGCGGTGACCTGCTCGGCCCGGTGCCCGACGACGACCAGGGTGCGGTCGGCGGCGGCGGCGGACGCGGCGGTGAGCACGTGCCCGACCAGGGTCCGGCCGAGCAGCGGGTGCAACACCTTGGGAAGATCGGACTTCATCCGCTTGCCTTCGCCAGCGGCGAGGACGACCACGGTACGGGACCGGGGCTGGATCACGAGAAATGCTCCCGTCAGGGCGGCGGCGCTTCGGCTTGACCGGACGAGACACTCAACGTCGCGACAGCGAGGCTGAACGTCACGGGAAGCTCGGCCGCTAGGACTCGAACCTAGAATATCGGGACCAAAACCCGAGGTGTTGCCAATTACACCACGGCCGATCGGGCAACCCGCACAGCTTATCGTGCCGCAGCCGATCTCAGCGCACCGCCGTCGCCCGGACCGTAGAAAACTACGCCTCCGTAGGTTACGGTGACGTAGGCGTAAGTTTCCGATCTTCACCGCTAGCGCAACGGCTCTGAACGCCCCCGGCGCACGCGGTCGAACCGTCACCGCTGTGAGGTGCCATGTCCACCGCTCTGCTCGAACCGCCACAGGCCACCCCCGGACCCGCCCCCAAGCCACTGACCGTCGGCAAGCAGTCGCCCGGCATCCTGATCGCGCTCGGGGCATTCGTGATCATCCCCTTCCTCGCGGTCATCGCCGCCGTTCCGGTCGCCTGGGGCGGCTGGCTGGGCTGGTCGGATGTGATCATCGGGCTGGTCTTCTACGTGGTCGCCGGGCTGGGCATCACCGTCGGGTTCCACCGCTACTTCACCCACAACTCGTTCAAGGCGAAGCGCTGGCTGCGGATCACCCTGGCGGTCGCCGGCTCGCTGGCCATCGAAGGCAACGTGATCCAGTGGGTCGCCGACCACCGGCGGCACCACGCCTTCTCCGACGTCGAGGGCGACCCGCACTCGCCGTGGCGGTTCGGCCCGAGCGTCTGGGGCCTCACCAAGGGCCTGTTCTACGCCCACATGGGCTGGCTGTTCCACCGCGACCTCACCAACCAGGAGCGCTTCACCCCCGACCTGCTCGCCGACAAGGACATGCGGCGCCTCGACAAGCTCTTCCCGGTGCTCGTCGTGGTCACCATGGTCTCCCCGGCACTGATCGGCGGCCTGGTCACCTGGTCCTGGCAGGGCGCGTTGACCGCGTTCTTCTGGGCCGGTCTGGTCCGGGTGGCGCTGCTGCACCACATCACCTGGTCGATCAACTCGGTCTGCCACGTCTACGGTGAGCGCCCCTTCGAGGTCCGCCAGGGCGACAAGGCGTCCAACTTCTGGCCGCTGGCGATCCTCTCCTTCGGGGAGAGCTGGCACAACCTGCACCACGCCGACCCGACCTGCGCCCGGCACGGGGTGCTGCGCGGACAGATCGACATCTCGGCACGGGTGATCTGGCTGCTGGAGAAGACCGGCGCCGCCTCGAACGTGCGCTGGCCGAAGCCGGAACGAATCGCCGCCAAGCGCGTCAAGGCGGTCACCGAAGCCTGATCCGGACGGTGCCGGGCAACTGTCCGGTAGCCCGGCACTGGCAGGATGGCCAAGTGACTGACAATCCGATCACCAACGGTGACGCCGCGCGGGGTCCGACAGCCGCGCCGACACCGACGCCGGCGCCGCCACCACGACCGGCGGCGCCGGCCAAACCCAGTTCGCGGGTACGCATGTCAGCCGCGCAACGGCGCGAGCAGCTGATCACCATCGGCCGGCAACTCTTCGCCGAACGCGGATTCGACGCCACCTCGATCGAGGAGGTCGCCTCCCGGGCGAAGGTCTCCAAGCCCGTCATCTACGAACACTTCGGCGGCAAGGAAGGGCTGTACGCGGTCGTCGTCGACCGCGAGGTCCGCGCCCTGCTCGACCGGATCACCAATGCGCTCACCGCCGGACACCCGCGTGAGCTGCTGGAACAGGCCGCGCTGGCGCTGCTGGACTACATCGAGACGGAGACGGCCGGCTTCCGGGTGCTGGTCCGGGAGTCACCGGTGCTCTCCGCCGCCGGCAACTTCTCCAGCGTGATGAACGACGTGGCACACCAGGTGGAACACATCCTCGGCGCCGAGTTCAAGAGCCGCGGCTACGATCCCAAACTCGCCGAGCTCTACTCGCAGGCGTTGGTCGGCATGGTCGCGCTGACCGGGCGCTGGTGGCTCGAGGTACGCAAGCCACGCAAGGAGACCGTCGCCGCCCACCTGGTCAATCTCTCCTGGAACGGCCTGTCCCACCTGGAGGCCAAGCCCACCCTGCTGACCCGGCAGCGCGAACGCTGACCCGGTTGGCCCGCCGGGCCGCCGGTCATCGGTGGGCCTGTTGTCGCGCCGGCTGCTCGACCCCCCGGCGGTAGCGTTTGCCCGTATCGGCCTCGTCGACCGGCCCCACCTTGTCGTACAGACCGGTGGCCAGGAAGATCAGGCCGAACAGCAGCGACACGACCACCGTCGACATCGAGAAGTTCAAGAAGTTGGCGTCCGTACGCAGCAGGGCCATCATCAACAGTCCGGTCACCATGAAGACCACCGAAATGGTGAGATTGGCGAAATGCCCGGCCTGGCCGCCGATGATGGCGCCGATCAGGATCAGCCCGCCGTAGCCGATCGAGGCGATCGAGAACGCCAGGTTGGTGCGCAGCCCGAGCACCCAGACGTCGTCGCGGGCGAAGAGCGGCTCACCCCAGGTGGCGAGCGTTCCGGCGATGCCGAAGACCAGGACGTACAGGCCGGTCAGCCCGGCGATGGTGCGGTAGAGCGGTCGCAGCGGATGGTTGACCGGAATGTGCACCATGGCG
This window harbors:
- a CDS encoding 50S ribosomal protein L25/general stress protein Ctc, which translates into the protein MSEVKISAEPRTEFGKGGARRTRRAGKVPAVLYGHGEKPKHIALPAREFAAAIRHGGANQLFTIDITDGTQALALTKAIQRDPIKDTFEHVDLLLVRRGEKVTVDVPVQLVGEAARNTLVMHENDTLSVSADATRLPESLEVSIEGLEAGAHITAGDVKLPEGVELIVDPTTVLVVISGAPTAEQLDAEAGVETEEPAGEEGTVEQPVEAAQA
- a CDS encoding ribose-phosphate diphosphokinase is translated as MGSIVAENRKSLMLFSGRGSPELAQEIGEVLGVAPTPTDSYEFANGEIFVRFKESVRGSDAFVVQSITHGVNRWVMETLIMVDALKRGSAKRITVVLPFYPYARQDKKHRGREPISARLIADLLRTAGADRILTVDLHTAQIQGFFDGPVDHLFAMGILASYVEERFAGRPMTVVAPDSGRVRVAERWTDRLGGCPLAFIHKTRDPLKPNQVVANRVVGDVEGRVCLIVDDMIDTGGTIIKAAEILYEAGASDIAVAATHALLSDPATERLKNSRISEVVVTNTLPLPAEKQLDKLTVLSIAPLLARAIREVFDDGSVTTLFGGLS
- the glmU gene encoding bifunctional UDP-N-acetylglucosamine diphosphorylase/glucosamine-1-phosphate N-acetyltransferase GlmU, which codes for MIQPRSRTVVVLAAGEGKRMKSDLPKVLHPLLGRTLVGHVLTAASAAAADRTLVVVGHRAEQVTAHLSEIAPAAVPVLQAEQHGTGHAVRLAMAAAPEASGTVVVLNGDVPLLRPETVASLIDAHESAGAAATVLTAEVADPTGLGRIIRDSTGGLERIVEERDATAEQRRIRQINAGIYAFDAAGLRDALGKLSTDNDQGEEYLTDAVGLLAAAGAPVGVHVAVDVTETLGCNDRVELSRLRRLLADRINEGWMRAGVSILDPATTWIDVTVTVDRDAVIDQNTQLRGSTTVGAGAAVGPDVTLVDTTVGAGATVLRSHAVQARVGAGASVGPYAYLRPDADLAERAKVGTFVEVKKSQIGPGAKVPHLSYVGDATIGARANIGAATIVVNYDGVRKSRTTVGEAAFVGCDSILVAPVEIGAGAYVGAGSVVTNDVPPGALAVTRAAQRNVDGWVRSRRPGTPSAEAAARAADAAARAVEAAASATAGGEAAHHHDAGGTVPGDTATD
- a CDS encoding acyl-CoA desaturase — encoded protein: MSTALLEPPQATPGPAPKPLTVGKQSPGILIALGAFVIIPFLAVIAAVPVAWGGWLGWSDVIIGLVFYVVAGLGITVGFHRYFTHNSFKAKRWLRITLAVAGSLAIEGNVIQWVADHRRHHAFSDVEGDPHSPWRFGPSVWGLTKGLFYAHMGWLFHRDLTNQERFTPDLLADKDMRRLDKLFPVLVVVTMVSPALIGGLVTWSWQGALTAFFWAGLVRVALLHHITWSINSVCHVYGERPFEVRQGDKASNFWPLAILSFGESWHNLHHADPTCARHGVLRGQIDISARVIWLLEKTGAASNVRWPKPERIAAKRVKAVTEA
- a CDS encoding TetR/AcrR family transcriptional regulator, with product MSAAQRREQLITIGRQLFAERGFDATSIEEVASRAKVSKPVIYEHFGGKEGLYAVVVDREVRALLDRITNALTAGHPRELLEQAALALLDYIETETAGFRVLVRESPVLSAAGNFSSVMNDVAHQVEHILGAEFKSRGYDPKLAELYSQALVGMVALTGRWWLEVRKPRKETVAAHLVNLSWNGLSHLEAKPTLLTRQRER
- a CDS encoding DUF4383 domain-containing protein, coding for MVHIPVNHPLRPLYRTIAGLTGLYVLVFGIAGTLATWGEPLFARDDVWVLGLRTNLAFSIASIGYGGLILIGAIIGGQAGHFANLTISVVFMVTGLLMMALLRTDANFLNFSMSTVVVSLLFGLIFLATGLYDKVGPVDEADTGKRYRRGVEQPARQQAHR